A genomic stretch from Flavobacterium humidisoli includes:
- a CDS encoding c-type cytochrome, producing MKRIYKITLLVGITILVSSCHNNSAPNYQYFPNMYESVAYEPYSEAKIFKGGKEGQLPVEGTINRGFEPYEYENSTAGYELAKANLKSPLTEEEKNSGKGKELFDIYCISCHGATGNGKGKLVEREKFLGVPSYKDREITEGSIFHVETYGLNAMGSHANQLSAHERWLVADYVLKLKSQL from the coding sequence ATGAAAAGGATATATAAAATAACACTTTTAGTTGGTATAACTATTTTAGTTTCATCTTGCCACAATAATTCGGCACCGAACTATCAGTATTTCCCTAATATGTATGAATCTGTTGCTTACGAGCCATATTCAGAAGCAAAAATATTTAAGGGAGGAAAAGAAGGACAGCTTCCTGTTGAAGGAACTATCAATAGAGGTTTTGAACCTTATGAATATGAAAACTCAACTGCTGGTTATGAATTAGCGAAAGCTAATTTAAAATCACCTTTAACAGAAGAAGAGAAAAACTCTGGAAAAGGTAAAGAGCTTTTTGATATTTATTGTATCAGCTGCCATGGCGCAACTGGTAACGGTAAAGGTAAATTGGTTGAAAGAGAGAAATTTCTTGGAGTACCTAGCTATAAAGACAGAGAGATCACTGAAGGAAGTATCTTTCATGTTGAGACTTATGGTTTAAATGCAATGGGTTCACATGCAAATCAATTAAGTGCTCACGAACGTTGGTTAGTTGCTGACTATGTTCTGAAACTAAAAAGCCAATTATAA
- a CDS encoding DUF3341 domain-containing protein, whose translation MSNKVIYAIYNDDDVLMNAVKKTRAAHHHIEEVFTPFPVHGLDKAMGLAPTRLAICAFLYGCVGISVATTMMGYIMIHDWPQDIGGKPSFSFIQNMPSFVPIMFEMTVFFAAHLMVITFYMRSRLWPFKEAENPDVRTTDDHFLMEVAVNDNEAELVSFFEGTGAVEVKVIEKN comes from the coding sequence ATGAGTAATAAAGTTATATACGCCATTTATAATGACGATGACGTTTTGATGAATGCAGTAAAGAAAACTAGAGCTGCTCATCATCATATTGAAGAGGTTTTTACTCCATTCCCGGTTCACGGATTGGACAAAGCCATGGGATTAGCACCAACAAGATTAGCAATATGTGCTTTTTTATATGGATGTGTTGGTATTTCTGTTGCAACAACTATGATGGGTTACATCATGATTCATGACTGGCCACAAGATATTGGAGGTAAACCAAGTTTTAGTTTTATCCAAAATATGCCATCTTTTGTGCCAATTATGTTTGAGATGACTGTATTTTTTGCAGCTCACTTAATGGTAATTACTTTTTACATGAGAAGTAGATTATGGCCATTTAAAGAAGCTGAAAACCCAGATGTAAGAACAACTGATGACCACTTTTTAATGGAGGTTGCTGTAAATGATAACGAAGCTGAATTAGTTTCTTTCTTTGAAGGAACTGGAGCTGTTGAAGTTAAAGTAATAGAAAAGAATTAA
- a CDS encoding cytochrome c oxidase subunit I: MSAEAHDHDHGHDHEHEHHHKDTFITKYIFSIDHKMIAKQYLITGIIMGIIGIAMSLLFRMQLAWPEESFKIFNVLLGDKFAPDGVMANDIYLALVTIHGTIMVFFVLTAGLSGTFSNLLIPLQIGARDMASGFMNMISYWLFFLSAVVMLCSLFVEAGPASAGWTIYPPLSALPQAIPGSGTGMTLWLVSMAIFIASSLMGSLNYIVTVLNLRTKGMSMTRLPLTIWTFFVTAIIGVISFPVLLSAALLLIFDRSFGTSFFLSDIYIAGEVLHYQGGSPVLFEHLFWFLGHPEVYIVILPAMGLVSEIMATNSRKPIFGYRAMIMSVLAIAFLSTIVWGHHMFISGMNPFLGSVFTFTTLLIAIPSAVKAFNWITTLWKGNLQFNPAMLFSIGMVSTFITGGLTGIILGDSTLDINVHDTYFVIAHFHLVMGISALYGMFAGIYHWFPKMYGRMLNKNLGYIHFWITAVCAYGVFFPMHFIGLAGLPRRYYTNTNFPLFDDLQNVNVLITTFALVGGAFQLVFLYNFFSSIFYGKKAVQNPWRSTTLEWTTPVEHIHGNWPGEIPHVYRWPYDYSNPNHDVDFVPQNVPMKEGEEVLHH, translated from the coding sequence ATGTCAGCAGAAGCGCACGATCACGATCACGGACACGATCACGAGCACGAACATCATCATAAAGACACGTTCATTACTAAATATATTTTTAGTATTGATCACAAAATGATTGCTAAACAATACTTGATTACTGGTATTATTATGGGGATCATTGGTATAGCAATGTCTTTGCTTTTTAGAATGCAATTGGCGTGGCCAGAAGAGTCTTTTAAGATATTTAATGTTTTATTAGGAGATAAATTTGCACCTGATGGTGTAATGGCAAATGATATTTATTTAGCTTTAGTAACAATTCACGGTACCATCATGGTATTCTTTGTACTGACGGCAGGTTTAAGTGGAACTTTTAGTAATTTACTTATTCCGCTTCAAATTGGAGCAAGAGATATGGCGTCTGGGTTTATGAATATGATTTCATACTGGTTGTTTTTCTTATCAGCTGTTGTAATGTTATGTTCTTTATTTGTTGAAGCTGGACCAGCATCTGCTGGATGGACAATTTATCCTCCTTTGAGTGCATTGCCACAAGCAATTCCAGGATCAGGAACAGGTATGACATTATGGTTAGTATCTATGGCTATTTTCATCGCATCTTCTTTGATGGGATCTTTAAATTACATTGTTACTGTACTTAACTTAAGAACTAAAGGAATGTCTATGACTAGACTTCCTCTTACAATCTGGACATTTTTCGTAACAGCTATTATTGGTGTTATTTCTTTCCCAGTATTATTGTCAGCTGCTTTATTATTGATTTTCGATAGAAGTTTTGGTACTTCATTCTTCTTATCTGATATCTATATTGCAGGAGAGGTTTTACATTACCAAGGAGGTTCTCCAGTACTGTTTGAACACTTATTCTGGTTCTTAGGTCACCCTGAGGTTTACATCGTAATCTTACCAGCGATGGGTCTTGTTTCTGAAATTATGGCTACAAACTCTCGTAAACCAATTTTCGGTTATAGAGCGATGATTATGTCAGTTCTTGCAATTGCATTCTTGTCAACTATTGTTTGGGGTCACCACATGTTTATTTCAGGTATGAATCCTTTCTTAGGATCTGTATTTACATTTACAACTTTATTGATTGCAATTCCTTCTGCTGTAAAAGCATTTAACTGGATTACAACTTTATGGAAAGGTAACTTACAGTTCAACCCTGCAATGTTATTCTCTATCGGAATGGTTTCTACTTTCATCACTGGAGGTTTAACAGGAATCATTTTAGGAGATAGTACTTTAGATATTAACGTTCACGATACTTACTTCGTAATTGCTCACTTTCACTTAGTAATGGGTATCTCTGCACTTTACGGAATGTTTGCTGGTATTTACCACTGGTTCCCTAAAATGTATGGAAGAATGTTAAACAAAAACTTAGGTTATATTCACTTCTGGATTACTGCAGTTTGTGCTTATGGAGTTTTCTTCCCAATGCACTTTATCGGATTAGCTGGTTTACCAAGACGTTACTATACAAATACTAACTTTCCATTATTTGATGATTTACAAAATGTGAATGTTTTAATTACAACATTTGCTCTTGTAGGAGGTGCATTCCAGTTAGTATTCTTGTACAACTTCTTTAGCAGTATTTTCTACGGTAAGAAAGCAGTTCAAAACCCATGGAGATCTACAACTTTAGAGTGGACTACTCCAGTTGAACATATCCACGGAAACTGGCCAGGAGAAATTCCTCACGTATATCGTTGGCCGTATGACTATAGTAACCCTAATCATGATGTAGATTTTGTTCCTCAAAATGTACCAATGAAAGAAGGTGAAGAAGTTTTACACCACTAA
- the nrfD gene encoding NrfD/PsrC family molybdoenzyme membrane anchor subunit has protein sequence MSSHYEAPIRKPLVIGDKSYHDVTVDVAAPVEGPANKQWWIVFSIALIAFLWGLGCIIYTVSTGIGTWGLNKTVGWAWDITNFVWWVGIGHAGTLISAVLLLFRQRWRMAINRSAEAMTIFSVVQAGLFPIIHMGRPWLAYWVLPIPNQFGSLWVNFNSPLLWDVFAISTYLSVSLVFWWTGLLPDFAMLRDRAITPFNKRVYSILSFGWSGRAKDWQRFEEVSLVLAGLATPLVLSVHTIVSMDFATSVIPGWHTTIFPPYFVAGAVFSGFAMVNTLLIVMRKVSNLEAYITLQHIELMNIIIMITGSIVGVAYITELFVAWYSGVEYEQYAFLNRATGPYWWAYWSMMTCNVFSPQFMWFKKLRTSIMFSFIISIVVNIGMWFERFVIIVTSLHRDYLPSSWTMFSPTFVDIGIFIGTIGFFFVLFLLYSRTFPVIAQAEVKTILKGTGDNYIRERANSKDSHHE, from the coding sequence ATGTCGTCTCACTACGAAGCACCCATTAGAAAACCTTTAGTTATTGGTGATAAATCTTATCACGATGTAACTGTAGATGTAGCTGCACCTGTTGAGGGGCCTGCAAACAAGCAATGGTGGATTGTATTTTCAATCGCATTAATAGCCTTCCTTTGGGGGTTAGGTTGTATAATTTACACCGTATCTACCGGTATCGGAACATGGGGATTAAATAAAACAGTTGGCTGGGCTTGGGATATTACTAACTTCGTTTGGTGGGTTGGTATTGGTCACGCTGGAACATTAATTTCTGCGGTATTATTACTTTTCCGTCAACGTTGGAGAATGGCCATCAACCGTTCTGCTGAAGCTATGACTATTTTCTCTGTAGTTCAAGCAGGTCTATTTCCAATTATTCACATGGGACGTCCATGGTTAGCCTATTGGGTATTACCTATTCCAAACCAATTTGGATCTTTATGGGTAAACTTTAACTCACCTTTACTTTGGGACGTATTCGCGATTTCAACGTATCTTTCAGTATCATTAGTTTTCTGGTGGACTGGTTTATTGCCTGACTTTGCAATGCTTCGTGATAGAGCTATTACTCCTTTTAACAAAAGAGTTTATTCTATCTTAAGTTTTGGATGGAGTGGTAGAGCTAAAGACTGGCAGCGTTTTGAAGAAGTATCTTTAGTATTAGCTGGTTTAGCTACTCCACTTGTACTTTCTGTACACACTATTGTATCTATGGACTTTGCTACTTCTGTAATCCCTGGATGGCATACAACAATTTTCCCTCCATACTTTGTTGCTGGAGCGGTTTTCTCTGGATTCGCGATGGTAAATACATTGTTGATTGTTATGAGAAAAGTATCTAACCTTGAGGCATACATCACATTACAGCATATCGAGTTAATGAACATCATTATCATGATTACTGGATCTATCGTAGGTGTGGCTTATATCACTGAGTTATTCGTAGCTTGGTATTCAGGTGTAGAATATGAGCAATATGCATTTTTAAACAGAGCTACTGGACCTTACTGGTGGGCATATTGGTCGATGATGACATGTAACGTGTTCTCGCCTCAGTTCATGTGGTTCAAAAAATTAAGAACAAGTATCATGTTCTCATTCATTATTTCGATTGTAGTAAACATCGGTATGTGGTTTGAAAGATTCGTAATTATTGTTACTTCTTTACATAGAGATTACCTTCCATCTTCTTGGACAATGTTCTCACCAACATTTGTTGATATTGGAATTTTCATTGGAACAATTGGTTTCTTCTTTGTATTGTTTTTATTATACTCTAGAACATTCCCTGTAATTGCTCAGGCAGAGGTTAAAACAATTTTGAAAGGAACAGGAGATAATTATATTAGAGAAAGAGCAAACAGTAAAGATTCACATCATGAGTAA
- a CDS encoding quinol:cytochrome C oxidoreductase, whose protein sequence is MYTFSSKLKTFSIILMAVGLLGIGYGFLSAPKDIQEVEKILAADEHGSHGAAHEEKAEASHKEAGHHEAAEVAHDSHKGAEHAEVSGANEHEKHLEHVLHQLQNKPWSAVYVACIFFLLLSMGVLAFYAIQQVAQAGWSPVLFRVMQGITAYLPAGSIIFFILLVLCGLHFNHIFVWLGEGVTDPKSPNYDAIIAGKSGYLNFPFWIARAFIFLLGWNIYRHFSRKNCLAQDEANDDLYYKKNFKASAGFLVFFIVSESIMSWDWIMSFDPHWFSTLFGWYVFASFFVSGITSIALVTIYLKSKGYLEYVNTSHIHDLAKFMFGISVFWTYLWFSQFMLIWYANIPEEVTYFVTRIQLYNLPFFGAVVMNFVFPLLILINTDFKRLNWVVVMAGIVILLGHYVDFFNMIMPGTVGDKWFIGVPEIASILFFLGLFIFVVFTALTKSPLLAKRNPFIEESKHFHY, encoded by the coding sequence ATGTATACATTTTCAAGTAAATTAAAAACTTTTTCTATCATCTTAATGGCCGTTGGTCTATTAGGAATTGGGTATGGTTTTTTAAGTGCACCAAAAGATATTCAAGAAGTTGAAAAAATACTTGCTGCAGATGAACATGGTTCTCATGGCGCTGCGCATGAAGAAAAAGCGGAGGCATCTCACAAAGAAGCAGGTCATCATGAGGCTGCTGAAGTTGCACATGACTCTCACAAAGGAGCTGAGCATGCAGAAGTTTCTGGTGCAAATGAGCACGAAAAACATTTAGAGCACGTATTGCACCAATTGCAAAATAAGCCTTGGTCTGCTGTGTATGTTGCTTGTATTTTCTTTTTACTTCTTTCAATGGGGGTTTTAGCTTTCTATGCAATTCAACAAGTTGCTCAAGCAGGTTGGTCTCCAGTTTTGTTTAGAGTTATGCAAGGTATAACAGCTTATTTGCCAGCTGGTTCTATAATCTTCTTTATACTATTAGTATTATGTGGATTACATTTTAATCATATCTTCGTATGGTTAGGAGAAGGGGTAACGGATCCGAAAAGCCCAAATTATGATGCTATCATTGCAGGAAAATCTGGATATTTAAATTTTCCTTTCTGGATTGCAAGAGCTTTCATCTTTTTATTAGGATGGAATATCTACCGTCATTTTTCTAGAAAAAACTGTTTGGCACAAGATGAAGCAAATGATGATCTTTACTATAAAAAGAATTTCAAAGCATCTGCTGGATTCTTAGTATTCTTTATTGTTTCTGAGTCTATTATGTCGTGGGATTGGATTATGTCTTTTGATCCACACTGGTTTAGTACTTTATTTGGATGGTATGTATTTGCCTCTTTCTTTGTAAGTGGTATTACATCTATTGCATTAGTAACTATTTATTTAAAATCAAAAGGATATTTAGAGTATGTAAATACAAGTCATATCCATGATTTAGCTAAGTTCATGTTTGGTATTAGTGTATTCTGGACTTATTTATGGTTCTCTCAATTTATGTTGATTTGGTACGCTAACATTCCAGAAGAGGTAACTTATTTTGTAACAAGAATTCAGTTATATAACCTTCCTTTCTTTGGAGCGGTTGTTATGAACTTTGTTTTCCCATTATTAATATTAATCAATACTGACTTCAAACGTCTTAACTGGGTTGTTGTTATGGCTGGTATTGTGATATTATTAGGTCATTATGTTGATTTCTTTAATATGATTATGCCTGGTACTGTAGGAGACAAATGGTTTATTGGAGTTCCTGAAATTGCATCGATTCTTTTCTTCTTAGGATTATTTATATTTGTTGTATTTACTGCATTAACTAAATCTCCTTTGCTTGCAAAAAGAAATCCTTTCATCGAAGAAAGTAAACATTTTCATTATTAA
- a CDS encoding cytochrome c oxidase subunit II, with protein MTSLLVIIVLVLLAVALWQLTKIFDLTQVGASSDDSQVASDNDNNVQGYIMFGFLAFIYIFTIYGLLKWGNLALHTPASEHGGLVDNLMNITWVLIFTVQVITQGLLYWFSFKYKGNKDKKALFFADSNKLEAIWSIIPSVVLACLILYGLYAWNNIMFVDKDEDVIEIELYAQQFKWTARYAGQDNVLGKANVRLIEGINTLGVDMSDPNAQDDIVVSELHIPKGKKVHFKMRSQDVLHSAYFPHFRAQMNCVPGMVTEFAFVPTYTTSEYRELPFMVEKVANINKLRAEKSKELVAKGGTALDPYTFDYLLLCNKICGASHYNMQMKVVVDSPEDYKKWLSEKTTLAQDIAAAKAAEKPAEGTAPTADSTAKVIDTVKAVVDTVKAAVAKVALK; from the coding sequence ATGACAAGTTTGTTGGTAATTATAGTTTTAGTTTTATTAGCAGTTGCATTATGGCAATTGACGAAGATATTTGATCTTACTCAGGTAGGAGCTTCTTCGGACGATTCTCAAGTTGCATCAGATAATGACAATAACGTTCAGGGATATATCATGTTTGGCTTTTTAGCTTTCATTTATATATTTACTATTTATGGTTTACTAAAATGGGGTAATTTGGCGCTTCATACTCCTGCTTCTGAGCATGGTGGTTTAGTAGATAATTTAATGAACATTACTTGGGTTTTGATCTTTACGGTTCAAGTAATAACACAAGGTTTATTATATTGGTTTTCTTTTAAATATAAAGGTAACAAAGATAAAAAAGCGTTATTTTTTGCTGATAGTAATAAATTAGAGGCAATTTGGAGTATCATTCCTTCTGTTGTTTTAGCTTGTTTAATTCTTTACGGATTATATGCTTGGAATAACATTATGTTTGTTGATAAAGATGAAGATGTAATCGAAATCGAATTATATGCTCAGCAATTTAAATGGACTGCAAGATATGCTGGACAAGATAATGTTTTAGGAAAAGCTAACGTGCGTTTAATCGAAGGAATAAATACATTAGGAGTTGATATGTCAGATCCAAATGCTCAAGATGATATCGTAGTTTCAGAATTGCACATTCCTAAAGGTAAAAAAGTTCACTTTAAAATGCGTTCTCAGGATGTATTGCACTCTGCTTACTTTCCTCACTTTAGAGCACAAATGAACTGTGTTCCAGGTATGGTTACTGAATTTGCTTTCGTTCCAACATATACTACTTCAGAATATAGAGAGTTGCCATTTATGGTTGAAAAAGTTGCAAACATTAACAAACTTAGAGCTGAAAAAAGTAAAGAGTTAGTTGCAAAAGGTGGTACAGCTTTAGATCCTTATACTTTTGATTACCTATTATTATGTAATAAAATCTGTGGAGCGTCTCACTATAATATGCAAATGAAAGTTGTTGTAGATTCTCCAGAAGACTATAAAAAATGGTTAAGTGAGAAAACTACTTTGGCTCAGGATATCGCTGCTGCAAAAGCGGCTGAAAAACCAGCTGAAGGAACTGCTCCAACTGCAGATTCTACTGCAAAAGTAATTGACACTGTTAAAGCTGTTGTCGATACTGTTAAAGCAGCTGTAGCTAAAGTTGCATTGAAATAA